One Candidatus Limnocylindria bacterium genomic region harbors:
- a CDS encoding Rossmann fold nucleotide-binding protein, translating into MAPLARPEPFDPLRKGLYTGDELMQGYTRANPEGALDRKIARYFEAAGGRNPASAAAAIAQRLHDFGIDRALTAWLEGTGGTVPKVVGLMGSHATPRTDPEYASVAELGWRLARAGFLVATGGGPGLMEAANLGAYLSRYAEPEVLGRAVAVLRQAPAFESDHARYIEATRQVLADFPDGTDSLGVPTWVYPDEPVNLFSSHIAKYFSNSMREEGLIAIGNHGVVIASDTPGSVRELFQAAEQDSYWVGDRRSPIVLFGPRGSSSLELLIAHARRDGYADVVRTFEDPAQVVDFFVRTPPLIRQSVAPTKLGAALRLNRPRGGSRNPRGRTRG; encoded by the coding sequence TTGGCGCCCCTTGCGCGACCGGAGCCCTTCGACCCCCTGCGGAAAGGCTTGTACACCGGCGACGAGCTGATGCAGGGATACACACGGGCGAACCCGGAGGGTGCGCTTGATCGGAAGATCGCTCGTTACTTCGAAGCCGCGGGCGGCCGCAACCCGGCCTCAGCGGCGGCGGCCATCGCCCAGCGACTCCACGATTTCGGCATCGACCGCGCCCTGACCGCATGGCTCGAGGGGACCGGCGGCACTGTCCCCAAGGTCGTGGGTCTGATGGGCAGCCACGCGACGCCGCGCACCGATCCGGAGTACGCATCCGTCGCGGAGCTCGGGTGGCGGCTGGCGCGCGCCGGCTTTCTCGTGGCGACCGGAGGCGGACCCGGACTCATGGAGGCCGCGAACCTGGGGGCCTACCTCTCGAGGTATGCGGAGCCAGAGGTCCTGGGTCGCGCGGTGGCGGTCCTGCGACAAGCACCCGCATTCGAATCCGACCACGCTCGGTACATCGAAGCGACGCGCCAAGTGCTCGCTGATTTTCCGGATGGCACGGACAGCCTTGGCGTACCGACCTGGGTCTACCCCGACGAACCGGTGAACCTTTTCAGCTCGCACATCGCGAAGTACTTCTCCAACAGCATGCGCGAAGAGGGCCTCATCGCGATCGGCAACCACGGCGTGGTCATCGCGAGCGACACGCCCGGTAGCGTGCGGGAGCTCTTTCAAGCGGCAGAGCAGGACAGCTACTGGGTGGGCGACCGCCGCAGTCCGATCGTCCTCTTCGGTCCGCGCGGCTCCTCGAGTCTCGAGCTTTTGATCGCACACGCGCGACGCGATGGGTACGCGGACGTCGTCAGAACGTTCGAAGATCCGGCGCAGGTCGTCGACTTCTTCGTCCGCACACCCCCTTTGATCAGGCAGTCCGTGGCGCCGACGAAACTTGGTGCTGCCCTGCGGCTCAATCGGCCCCGCGGCGGGTCCAGAAACCCTCGGGGTCGTACTCGCGGATGA
- a CDS encoding CoA-transferase, with amino-acid sequence MDVSPGELMVAQAAREIRDGERVFVGMRLPLIAFVLAKRTHAPNAVGLFELGVVRDQPSRELLYTMGDPPNVTGAVWCARTIDLMGLLQRGEVEAGFIGGAEVDRHGNLNTTAIGDDRAHPKVQLPGSGGGADIASLAHRLIVIMAHDKRRLRERVDFVTSPGYGEGGTWRARVGLPRGGPSVLITTLGVFRFVAGEAVLVSYHPASSVDEIAANTGWMLTVADGVRETEPPTADELRIIREYDPEGFWTRRGAD; translated from the coding sequence GTGGACGTCTCGCCGGGCGAGCTCATGGTCGCGCAGGCGGCGCGAGAGATCCGCGACGGTGAGCGCGTCTTCGTGGGCATGCGCCTGCCGCTCATCGCCTTCGTCCTGGCGAAGCGCACTCACGCACCGAACGCGGTCGGCCTCTTCGAGCTCGGGGTCGTGCGAGACCAGCCATCGCGCGAGCTGCTGTACACCATGGGGGATCCGCCGAACGTCACCGGCGCCGTCTGGTGCGCGCGCACGATCGACCTCATGGGACTCCTACAGCGCGGCGAGGTGGAGGCCGGCTTCATCGGCGGCGCCGAGGTCGATCGTCATGGGAATCTCAACACCACCGCGATCGGCGACGATCGCGCGCATCCCAAGGTGCAGCTGCCGGGATCCGGCGGTGGCGCGGACATCGCAAGTCTTGCCCACCGGCTCATCGTGATCATGGCGCACGACAAGCGGCGTCTGCGCGAGCGGGTCGATTTCGTGACGTCGCCGGGCTACGGCGAGGGCGGCACATGGCGCGCGCGGGTCGGGCTACCTCGTGGCGGTCCGTCGGTCCTCATTACGACGCTCGGCGTGTTCCGGTTCGTGGCCGGCGAAGCGGTGCTCGTGTCCTATCACCCGGCGAGCTCGGTCGACGAGATCGCGGCGAACACCGGATGGATGCTCACCGTTGCGGACGGCGTTCGCGAGACAGAGCCGCCGACCGCGGACGAGCTGCGCATCATCCGCGAGTACGACCCCGAGGGTTTCTGGACCCGCCGCGGGGCCGATTGA